In the genome of Pseudomonas bubulae, one region contains:
- the sugE gene encoding quaternary ammonium compound efflux SMR transporter SugE, which yields MSWIILFFAGLFEVGWAVGLKYTDGFSRPLPTALTVGAMIISLGLLGLAMKELPLGTAYAIWTGVGAVGTVIAGIILFGESMALFRLASVALIIAGLVGLKVST from the coding sequence ATGTCCTGGATCATTCTGTTTTTCGCCGGCCTGTTTGAAGTTGGCTGGGCTGTAGGCCTTAAGTACACCGACGGTTTCAGCCGCCCGTTGCCGACGGCCCTGACTGTAGGCGCCATGATCATCAGCCTTGGCTTGCTGGGCCTGGCCATGAAAGAACTGCCGCTGGGCACTGCCTACGCCATCTGGACGGGCGTTGGCGCGGTGGGCACGGTGATTGCCGGGATCATCCTGTTTGGTGAATCCATGGCATTGTTCCGGCTGGCCAGTGTTGCCCTGATCATTGCCGGCCTGGTGGGCCTTAAAGTCAGCACATAG
- a CDS encoding bile acid:sodium symporter family protein encodes MRALAALSRFVGNTFAYWVLIFAVLAFLEPAWFVGLKGYIVPLLGVVMFGMGLTLKLDDFAEVARHPWRVALGVVAHFVIMPGVAWLLCQVFHLPPEIAVGVILVGCCPSGTSSNVMTWLARGDLALSVAIAAVTTLLAPLLTPALIWLLASAWLPVSFMELFWSILQVVLLPIVLGVLAQRLLGARVRFAVDVLPLVSVVSIVIIVAAVVAASQAQIAKSGLLIMAVVILHNSFGYLLGYFTGRLFKLPLAQRKSLALEVGMQNSGLGAALASAHFSPLAAVPSALFSVWHNISGALLSTYFRRMSEKEDRLAAAKAAIE; translated from the coding sequence ATGCGCGCACTTGCTGCCTTAAGCCGCTTTGTCGGTAATACCTTTGCTTACTGGGTTCTGATTTTTGCCGTGCTGGCGTTTCTTGAGCCAGCCTGGTTTGTTGGCCTTAAAGGCTACATCGTGCCGCTGCTTGGCGTGGTGATGTTCGGCATGGGCCTGACCCTCAAACTCGATGACTTCGCCGAAGTCGCCCGTCACCCCTGGCGTGTGGCGCTGGGTGTGGTTGCACATTTCGTGATCATGCCCGGCGTGGCGTGGTTGCTTTGCCAGGTGTTCCACCTGCCACCGGAAATCGCCGTTGGGGTGATCCTGGTCGGTTGCTGCCCAAGCGGCACCTCGTCCAATGTCATGACCTGGCTGGCCCGGGGCGATCTGGCGCTGTCGGTGGCGATTGCCGCCGTAACCACCCTCCTCGCCCCCTTGTTGACCCCGGCCCTGATCTGGCTGCTGGCGTCGGCCTGGCTGCCGGTTTCGTTTATGGAGCTGTTCTGGTCGATCCTGCAGGTTGTGCTGCTACCGATTGTGCTCGGCGTACTGGCCCAGCGCCTGCTTGGCGCACGGGTGCGCTTTGCCGTCGATGTGCTGCCGCTGGTGTCAGTGGTCAGCATCGTGATTATCGTCGCCGCCGTGGTGGCGGCCAGTCAGGCGCAAATCGCAAAGTCCGGCTTGCTGATTATGGCCGTGGTGATACTGCACAATAGTTTCGGCTATTTGCTCGGCTACTTTACCGGCCGTCTGTTCAAATTGCCCCTGGCCCAGCGTAAATCCCTGGCCCTGGAAGTCGGCATGCAGAACTCGGGGCTGGGCGCGGCTCTGGCCAGCGCCCACTTCTCGCCGTTGGCGGCCGTGCCCAGTGCGCTGTTCAGCGTTTGGCACAATATTTCGGGAGCGCTGCTGTCGACCTATTTCCGGCGCATGAGCGAAAAAGAAGATCGCCTGGCAGCAGCCAAGGCTGCTATTGAGTGA
- the rdgC gene encoding recombination-associated protein RdgC → MWFKNLLIYRLTQDLPFDAQVLETALATKLARPCSSQEVATYGFVAPFGKGEDAPLVHVSQDFLLIAARKEERILPSSVVRDALKEKVEEIEAEQMRKVYKKERDQLKDEIIQAFLPRAFIRRSATFAAIAPKQGLILVNASSPKRAEDLLSTLREVIGSLPVRPLAVKVAPSAVMTEWVKTQKAADNFFVLDECELRDTHEDGGIIRCKRQDLTSDEIQLHLSTGKVVTQLSLAWQDKLSFVLDDKLVVKRLKFEDLLQDQAEQDGGDDDLGQQDASFTLMMLTFGEFLPQLFEALGGEEIPQGI, encoded by the coding sequence ATGTGGTTCAAAAACCTGCTTATCTATCGCCTGACCCAAGATCTGCCATTTGATGCACAGGTGCTGGAAACTGCACTGGCCACCAAACTGGCCCGCCCGTGTTCAAGCCAGGAAGTAGCCACCTACGGTTTCGTTGCCCCGTTCGGCAAAGGCGAAGACGCCCCGCTGGTTCACGTCAGCCAGGACTTCCTGCTGATTGCCGCCCGCAAAGAAGAGCGCATCCTGCCGAGCAGCGTGGTGCGTGATGCATTAAAGGAGAAGGTCGAAGAGATCGAGGCCGAGCAAATGCGCAAGGTCTACAAAAAGGAACGCGATCAGCTCAAGGATGAAATCATCCAGGCGTTTCTGCCCCGCGCCTTTATCCGCCGCTCCGCCACCTTTGCCGCCATCGCGCCAAAACAGGGCCTGATCCTGGTCAACGCCTCCAGCCCGAAACGCGCCGAGGATTTACTGTCCACCCTGCGTGAAGTGATCGGCTCGCTGCCGGTTCGCCCACTGGCAGTCAAGGTTGCACCAAGTGCGGTGATGACGGAATGGGTCAAGACCCAGAAAGCCGCCGACAACTTCTTTGTCCTCGACGAATGCGAGCTGCGCGACACCCATGAAGATGGCGGCATCATCCGCTGCAAGCGCCAGGACCTGACCAGCGACGAAATCCAGCTGCACTTGAGCACTGGCAAAGTCGTAACCCAGCTGTCGCTGGCCTGGCAGGACAAACTGTCGTTCGTACTGGACGACAAACTGGTGGTCAAACGCCTGAAATTCGAAGACCTGCTGCAAGACCAGGCCGAACAGGACGGCGGTGATGACGATCTGGGCCAGCAGGACGCCAGCTTCACCCTGATGATGCTGACCTTCGGCGAGTTCTTGCCACAGCTGTTTGAAGCACTGGGCGGCGAAGAGATCCCACAGGGCATCTAA